From a region of the Leptospira kmetyi serovar Malaysia str. Bejo-Iso9 genome:
- a CDS encoding FG-GAP repeat protein, with protein sequence MRVGSTSEGGIDSPTTVINPPTTPNSGGWLNEAYFKPSFVIGDSFYGNSVAVSGDTMVVGEYRENSNQIGLTNGPAPASSNISLFASGAAFVYRKVAGIWVQEAYLKASNPNSNDNFGASVSISGDTIVVGAPSNGGSGSAFVFVRTGTTWTQEALLKASNFGSGDRFGSSVDIDGDVIVVGAEWEDSSQNAITNGTSASADNSKSDSGAAYVFRRNAGTWTQEAYLKTPNPDNNDYFGSSVSISGSTIVVGAYKEDSQAVTSNGASASADNSKSESGAAYVFRRTAGQWNQEAFLKSSDLTSNDQFGKSVSISADTIVIGAALEDGDRDSVINGSTASSSNLLGASGAAYVYERTGTTWAQTAYLKAKNVQTGDQFGTSVAIDGNFIVVGAINESSGLSTISFGPLTTWDERCFQSGAVYMFQKSAGLWGEYAYFKAPNVGSGDLFGSSVALDGTRVVVGAPQEASNQTTITNGTTANADNSMYRAGATYAFQR encoded by the coding sequence TTGCGCGTCGGTTCAACGTCGGAAGGTGGGATCGATTCTCCGACGACGGTTATCAATCCTCCTACAACGCCGAACAGCGGAGGATGGTTGAACGAGGCTTACTTCAAACCGTCCTTTGTGATCGGAGATTCTTTTTATGGAAACAGCGTCGCGGTTTCGGGGGATACGATGGTCGTCGGAGAATATCGGGAGAACAGCAATCAAATCGGACTTACGAACGGCCCCGCTCCCGCGAGTTCCAACATCAGCCTTTTCGCTTCCGGAGCCGCTTTCGTCTATCGAAAGGTTGCCGGAATTTGGGTGCAAGAAGCGTATTTAAAGGCTTCCAATCCAAATTCCAACGACAACTTCGGTGCGAGCGTTTCGATTTCGGGAGATACGATCGTTGTGGGAGCTCCTTCCAACGGAGGCTCCGGTTCCGCTTTCGTCTTTGTGAGAACCGGAACAACCTGGACCCAGGAGGCCCTGCTCAAAGCCTCCAACTTCGGTTCGGGCGATCGTTTCGGTTCGTCGGTGGACATAGACGGAGACGTGATCGTCGTCGGTGCGGAATGGGAAGACAGTTCTCAAAACGCGATCACAAACGGAACAAGCGCGAGTGCGGATAATTCCAAATCCGATTCGGGAGCGGCTTACGTTTTCCGAAGAAACGCCGGGACCTGGACCCAAGAGGCTTATCTCAAAACGCCGAACCCGGATAACAACGATTACTTCGGTTCAAGCGTTTCCATATCCGGGTCAACGATCGTAGTAGGAGCGTATAAAGAAGACAGTCAAGCTGTGACGTCTAACGGAGCAAGCGCAAGCGCCGATAATTCAAAATCGGAATCGGGTGCGGCCTACGTCTTTCGAAGAACTGCCGGACAATGGAATCAGGAAGCGTTCTTAAAATCCTCGGACTTGACTTCGAACGATCAATTCGGCAAATCCGTTTCCATTTCGGCCGATACGATCGTCATCGGCGCCGCGCTCGAAGACGGCGATCGGGATTCCGTAATCAACGGATCGACGGCAAGTTCATCCAACTTGTTAGGCGCTTCCGGAGCGGCTTACGTTTATGAAAGAACGGGAACGACCTGGGCGCAGACCGCTTATCTCAAAGCGAAAAACGTCCAAACCGGGGATCAATTCGGAACTTCCGTGGCGATCGACGGAAACTTTATCGTCGTCGGTGCGATCAACGAATCGAGTGGACTATCCACGATCTCCTTCGGGCCTTTGACGACTTGGGACGAAAGATGTTTTCAATCCGGAGCGGTTTACATGTTCCAAAAGTCGGCGGGACTTTGGGGAGAATACGCCTATTTCAAAGCCCCCAACGTAGGAAGCGGAGACTTGTTCGGTTCCAGCGTCGCCTTGGACGGAACCAGGGTCGTAGTCGGAGCCCCTCAGGAAGCGAGCAATCAGACGACGATCACGAACGGAACGACCGCAAACGCGGACAATTCCATGTATCGAGCCGGAGCGACGTATGCCTTCCAAAGATAA
- a CDS encoding FG-GAP repeat protein, protein MPSKDKTLDFPNQRAEYRNVTFLLRFGIGSFFSNRFRILFYSLLLSAAFLCSSGCLQGGFGTPVYLNLFSLREGPVSDLRYPVSSYQYTTHTQIPTFRPSIRGTPTEFSVTPALPRGIVLDPVTGALSGTPSVRIPTTDYTITAKNESGSTSTTFTLSATLFLWNEGSYLKASNSDSSDSLGWAVALDGDTLVVGAYLESSSQTTITNGTTASADNSADGSGAVYVYKRNGASWIQEAYIKAPNAEAWDSFGYSVAIQGDTIAVGAIGEGSSQTTITNGPTASADNSAPYSGAVYVYKRTGTTWNQEAYIKASNAEAGDSFGYSVAIQGDTIAVGAYAEASNQTTITNGNTSSADNSNGNSGAVYVYKRTGATWDQEAYIKAINGEAGDLFGYSISLSAETLVVGAPIESSNQTTITNGTTASANNSSFSSGAVYVYVRTGTVWTQEAYLKAISAPPTPAAGQQLGITVSIHGNTIAASAAQSNEGAVYVFVRNASAWSVEAEIRASNPTTVNYFGFSLSVFGDTIAVGTYWEDGNENRVLNGTTACTDNSLPGSGAVYVYQRTGTTWTQQSYIKARNVQSNDWFGYSVALSEDTIVSGAPQEDGGQTVNANGLLQNWNELKPDSGAIYVYNR, encoded by the coding sequence ATGCCTTCCAAAGATAAAACATTAGATTTTCCTAATCAACGAGCCGAATATCGGAACGTAACTTTCCTCCTGCGTTTCGGTATAGGCTCCTTTTTTTCAAATCGGTTTAGAATATTATTCTATTCTTTACTGCTTTCGGCGGCTTTTTTATGTTCCTCGGGTTGCCTGCAAGGCGGTTTCGGAACGCCTGTCTATCTGAATCTTTTTTCTCTGAGGGAAGGACCGGTCTCCGATCTGCGTTATCCGGTTTCTTCCTATCAATATACGACTCATACGCAAATTCCCACCTTTCGTCCTTCCATACGGGGAACTCCGACAGAATTCTCGGTAACACCCGCATTGCCGCGGGGAATCGTCTTAGATCCTGTAACGGGCGCGCTTTCCGGCACTCCGAGTGTTCGGATTCCTACGACCGATTATACGATCACCGCAAAAAACGAAAGTGGTTCTACTTCGACTACGTTTACTTTGTCCGCCACCCTTTTCCTTTGGAACGAGGGTTCCTATCTGAAGGCTTCCAATTCCGATAGCTCGGATTCTCTGGGATGGGCGGTAGCTTTGGACGGAGATACTCTTGTGGTAGGAGCTTATTTAGAGAGCAGTTCCCAAACGACAATTACCAACGGAACGACGGCGAGCGCGGATAACTCCGCGGACGGATCGGGAGCCGTTTACGTTTATAAAAGGAACGGCGCGAGTTGGATTCAGGAAGCCTATATCAAAGCGCCGAATGCGGAAGCCTGGGATTCGTTCGGATACAGCGTGGCAATCCAAGGGGATACGATCGCGGTAGGAGCGATCGGAGAAGGTAGCAGTCAGACAACGATCACGAACGGGCCAACCGCAAGCGCGGACAATTCCGCGCCTTATTCCGGCGCTGTCTACGTTTACAAAAGAACCGGAACAACTTGGAATCAGGAAGCCTACATCAAGGCGTCTAACGCGGAAGCGGGCGACTCGTTCGGATACAGCGTGGCAATCCAAGGAGATACGATCGCGGTAGGAGCGTACGCGGAAGCAAGCAATCAGACAACGATTACAAACGGCAACACTTCGAGCGCCGACAATTCCAACGGAAACTCGGGTGCGGTCTACGTTTACAAAAGAACCGGAGCGACTTGGGATCAGGAAGCCTATATCAAAGCGATCAACGGCGAAGCGGGAGATCTATTCGGATATAGCATTTCCTTATCGGCCGAAACATTGGTAGTCGGCGCGCCTATAGAAAGTAGCAATCAAACCACGATCACAAACGGGACGACTGCAAGCGCGAACAATTCTTCCTTTAGCTCCGGAGCCGTGTATGTGTATGTGCGAACAGGAACCGTCTGGACGCAAGAAGCCTATCTCAAGGCGATTAGCGCTCCGCCGACTCCGGCGGCGGGTCAACAACTGGGAATCACCGTATCGATCCACGGAAACACGATCGCCGCGAGCGCGGCTCAATCCAACGAAGGCGCGGTATATGTGTTCGTTCGGAACGCAAGCGCTTGGAGCGTCGAAGCGGAAATCAGAGCGTCCAACCCGACAACCGTGAACTATTTCGGATTCAGTCTTTCGGTTTTCGGAGATACGATCGCGGTAGGAACGTATTGGGAAGACGGAAACGAAAACCGAGTTCTCAACGGAACGACGGCCTGCACGGACAATTCGCTTCCGGGTTCGGGAGCGGTTTACGTTTATCAAAGAACCGGAACGACTTGGACGCAACAATCGTATATCAAAGCGCGGAACGTACAATCCAACGATTGGTTCGGATATAGCGTAGCGCTTTCAGAGGATACGATCGTATCGGGAGCGCCGCAGGAAGACGGAGGTCAAACCGTAAACGCGAACGGCCTGCTTCAAAACTGGAACGAACTCAAACCGGATTCGGGCGCGATTTACGTTTACAATCGTTAA
- a CDS encoding PA14 domain-containing protein, with translation MTVAYWILLFSFQFSCMEAQKFSLDASNPAGLLLQIAVPNIISGNTTGTTGAGSSSAFSATPDIHSVNLRWTASTDGSKFKLYSSTTSTVTVTGSPEITGSGTGITGNTYTHTGLSGGVARYYLLEKIQTDGTKTYSDIIQAKPYYLPSDVSSLVLWLSADSGITKDASNKITSWLDQVNGSNFVNATANQEPFWVANYRNQRPFVQTSNPQARFFSGPGVGITGSSYTILYVLEQAAVAATSDGILHLSGGPNTLILKIQNGQFQVNTGSGDFKSNTYATNVAHIATAQFSSTSTSLYLNGTLDKTTTNVYPASGNTTSYLGVYFGGAGFEGKIAEVLIYNQGLSTADRIKAECYLSFKYNLSVPHVCN, from the coding sequence TTGACGGTTGCGTACTGGATTCTTCTGTTTTCGTTTCAATTCTCCTGTATGGAAGCTCAGAAATTCAGCTTGGATGCGAGCAATCCGGCGGGTCTTCTTTTACAAATCGCAGTTCCGAACATCATTTCGGGAAATACCACCGGAACCACGGGCGCCGGTTCTTCCTCGGCTTTTAGCGCGACTCCGGATATTCATTCCGTAAATCTTCGTTGGACCGCGAGCACCGACGGTTCTAAGTTTAAGCTCTATTCTTCCACGACGTCCACGGTGACTGTAACGGGTTCTCCTGAAATTACAGGGAGCGGGACCGGGATCACCGGAAACACATATACGCATACCGGACTTTCCGGAGGAGTCGCTCGTTATTATCTTTTGGAAAAAATACAAACCGACGGAACCAAAACGTATTCTGATATCATTCAAGCGAAGCCGTATTACCTTCCTTCGGACGTTTCCAGTTTGGTGCTTTGGTTGAGCGCGGACTCCGGAATTACGAAAGACGCTTCGAATAAAATTACTTCTTGGTTGGATCAGGTGAACGGAAGCAACTTCGTTAATGCGACCGCAAACCAAGAGCCGTTCTGGGTCGCGAATTATAGAAATCAAAGACCGTTCGTTCAGACGAGCAACCCGCAGGCTCGATTCTTTTCCGGCCCGGGTGTCGGGATCACGGGAAGTTCTTATACGATTCTTTATGTTTTGGAACAAGCAGCCGTCGCCGCGACGAGCGACGGGATTCTCCATTTATCGGGCGGCCCGAATACTTTGATTTTGAAAATTCAAAACGGTCAATTTCAAGTAAACACCGGCTCGGGGGATTTTAAGAGCAACACATACGCGACGAACGTGGCTCATATCGCGACGGCTCAATTCTCGAGCACTTCGACTTCCTTATATTTAAACGGGACCTTGGATAAAACGACGACTAATGTGTATCCCGCTTCGGGAAACACCACGAGTTATCTCGGAGTTTATTTCGGCGGCGCCGGATTCGAAGGAAAGATCGCGGAAGTTCTCATCTACAATCAAGGACTCAGCACCGCGGACCGAATCAAAGCGGAATGTTATCTGAGTTTTAAATACAATCTCTCCGTTCCTCACGTCTGCAATTAA
- the rplQ gene encoding 50S ribosomal protein L17, translating into MNKRNKVKHLNRNKGHRDALINNMITSLFKYERIESTQAKLKVIRSHAEKLITRAKKNLVADLKPEVQLHNKREVMKRIKDREVVVKLFEDIAKRFETKNGGYTRVLKLVNRASDNSEVGILELTSRKERSALLKEREEKRETQAKAREERKTARKSGTAPAPAKKEAAPKKEAAKKKK; encoded by the coding sequence ATGAACAAAAGAAATAAAGTAAAACATTTAAACCGCAACAAAGGCCACAGAGACGCGTTGATCAACAACATGATCACTTCTCTTTTTAAATACGAGAGAATCGAATCCACTCAAGCAAAACTGAAAGTGATTCGTTCTCACGCGGAAAAACTGATTACGAGAGCTAAGAAGAATCTCGTGGCGGATCTGAAGCCTGAAGTTCAACTCCATAACAAACGCGAAGTCATGAAAAGAATCAAGGACCGCGAAGTTGTGGTGAAACTTTTCGAAGATATCGCAAAACGTTTCGAAACTAAAAACGGCGGTTACACTCGCGTTTTAAAACTCGTAAACAGAGCTTCCGATAATTCCGAAGTGGGAATTTTGGAACTGACTTCCAGAAAAGAAAGATCCGCGCTTCTCAAAGAAAGAGAAGAAAAACGCGAAACTCAAGCAAAAGCCAGAGAAGAAAGAAAGACCGCGAGAAAATCCGGTACTGCTCCGGCTCCTGCAAAGAAGGAAGCGGCACCTAAAAAAGAAGCGGCTAAGAAAAAGAAGTAA